A region from the Fusarium graminearum PH-1 chromosome 4, whole genome shotgun sequence genome encodes:
- a CDS encoding serine/threonine-protein kinase MST20: protein MDGPGYTSASSASAHTATSHRRKLIKKPPSYFGRSSSGFDGGAFDAQSLESKRSSQSLKRAPSAPPARSNPATVSDWQDSDRSHPQLSANNTLRPVPSPISHQGDFTPANHWAPIPRHSDRLSDSHLRPLDSPAIHDDLIGAPFDGAGLLSSIESIKIPSPKAPTRHRSPPQIVKAPLDISVANPALRTANSFSAMDSTMTEKGLGPRAPTDGPSVNPKRYSDDGRDSKPAVLRKKSGFSGFMNSLVGSPKKPVISAPENPVHGLPKEWQRLINESGIPEKERRENPQTMVDILQFYKETTERPAEDQVLEKFHHAGQYATSPAGAASPGMYPSNYMGSFENPRAPPPVPRGQVGKDLMPSRPAPKPPVSMGNRHMPHGAYATKDSGIGMSQSGDESYGVSKDAGPMLPEEHRSRSNSRVAGPTYAPTAPQPNPQLAQAQAAAYQQQLLQQQQEQAMAQAQAAMSGGLGRAPSKRTPNHHQSPNVQAAPGYGQQNGTYTASRQQAPGAAVPGARPRHRARQSAAIDIVASLKRICSEGDPRDIYRGFNKIGQGASGGVFTGHERGTNRLVAIKQMNLEQQPKKDLIINEILVMKDSSHPNIVNFIDSYLCGGELWVVMEFMEGGSLTDVVTFNIMSEGQIASVCRETLLGLQHLHSKGVIHRDIKSDNILLSMEGKIKLIEFHHGFCATINEAQNKRTTMVRNTILDGSRSRHTKRVRTQSRYLVFGYHGDRNDRRRAAIPDRISSACSLAYCHQRNSSH from the exons ATGGACGGCCCCGGATATACCTCTGCGTCGTCTGCGTCTGCTCATACCGCAACTTCACATCGTCGCAAACTTATTAAGAAACCTCCATCCTACTTCGGTCGCTCCTCATCTGGCTTCGATGGTGGTGCCTTCGACGCCCAGTCCCTCGAGAGCAAACGCAGTTCCCAGAGCCTGAAGAGAGCCCCAAGCGCTCCCCCAGCCCGCTCCAACCCCGCGACCGTGTCCGACTGGCAAGATTCTGAtcgatctcatcctcaattATCCGCCAACAACACCCTAAGACCTGTCCCATCGCCCATCTCACATCAGGGCGACTTTACCCCCGCTAATCACTGGGCGCCTATTCCTCGTCACTCCGATCGTCTTTCCGATTCTCATTTACGCCCACTAGATAGCCCTGCTATTCACGACGACTTGATCGGTGCTCCCTTTGACGGCGCCGGCCTTCTAAGCAGTATTGAATCAATAAAGATTCCCAGCCCGAAAGCCCCTACCCGTCATCGCTCCCCGCCTCAGATCGTCAAGGCGCCTCTAGACATCAGCGTTGCGAACCCTGCTTTACGAACCGCAAACAGCTTCTCCGCGATGGACTCGACTATGACTGAGAAAGGCCTCGGCCCAAGAGCGCCAACGGATGGCCCCTCTGTCAATCCTAAAAGATATTCCGACGACGGCAGAGACTCCAAGCCTGCTGTTCTACGTAAAAAGTCTGGATTTTCTGGTTTCATGAACAGCTTGGTAGGATCGCCCAAGAAACCAGTTATCTCTGCGCCTGAAAATCCCGTCCAC GGTTTGCCGAAAGAATGGCAGCGGCTTATCAACGAAAGTGGAATTCCTGAAAAGGAACGACGAGAGAACCCGCAGACCATGGTTGATATTTTACAGTTTTACAAAGAAACCACTGAGAGACCTGCAGAGGACCAAGTCCTGGAGAAATTCCATCATGCTGGCCAGTATGCCACCTCTCCGGCAGGCGCAGCATCACCGGGCATGTACCCGTCAAACTATATGG GAAGTTTTGAGAATCCCCGAGCACCACCTCCTGTGCCCCGAGGCCAGGTTGGTAAAGACTTGATGCCCAGCCGCCCGGCCCCGAAGCCACCCGTCAGTATGGGCAACCGGCATATGCCTCACGGCGCATATGCGACCAAAGACTCCGGCATCGGTATGTCCCAGTCAGGCGACGAGTCCTACGGCGTGTCCAAGGACGCCGGTCCTATGCTCCCCGAAGAGCACCGTTCGAGATCCAACTCCCGCGTGGCTGGACCAACCTATGCTCCTACTGCTCCGCAACCCAACCCACAACTCGCTCAGGCGCAAGCCGCCGCCTACCAGCAACAATTGttgcaacagcagcaagaacagGCCATGGCCCAGGCCCAGGCCGCCATGTCTGGAGGGCTTGGCCGTGCTCCTAGTAAGAGAACTCctaaccaccaccagagtCCAAATGTGCAGGCAGCTCCTGGGTATGGCCAGCAAAACGGCACGTACACTGCTTCCCGTCAGCAAGCGCCTGGAGCGGCCGTGCCTGGAGCCAGGCCGCGACACCGAGCTCGTCAAAGCGCAGCTATCGATATTGTCGCCTCCCTGAAGCGTATTTGCAGCGAAGGTGACCCTCGAGATATTTACCGCGGATTCAACAAGATTGGCCAAGGTGCTTCTGGAGGCGTTTTCACTGGCCATGAGCGTGGGACAAACCGTCTGGTGGCTATCAAGCAGATGAATCTCGAGCAGCAACCTAAGAAGGACCTGATTATCAACGAGATTCTTGTGATGAAGGATAGCTCACaccccaacattgtcaactttATTGACAGCTACTTGTGTGGCGGCGAGCTTTGGGTCGTCATGGAGTTCATGGAGGGAGGCAGCCTTACGGATGTTGtcaccttcaacatcatgtccGAGGGTCAGATCGCTTCAGTGTGCCGTGAGACACTTCTGGGTCTGCAGCACCTGCACTCAAAGGGTGTCATTCACCGAGACATTAAGTCTGACAACATTTTGCTGTCTATGGAGGGCAAGATCAAACTGA TAGAATTCCACCACGGATTCTGTGCCACTATCAATGAAGCCCAGAACAAACGAACAACCATGGTCCGGAACACCATACTGGATGGCTCCCGAAGTCGTCACACGAAAAGAGTACGGACGCAAAGTCGATATTTGGTCTTTGGGTATCATGGCGATCGAAATGATAGAAGGCGAGCCGCCATACCTGACCGAATCTCCTCTGCGTGCTCTTTGGCTTATTGCCACCAACGGAACTCCTCACATTAA